From the Gramella sp. Hel_I_59 genome, one window contains:
- a CDS encoding AAA family ATPase has protein sequence MKINRVVIHNFKSIKNFNLELNPDLNILVGNNETGKSTIIEAIYLALSGTFQGRKIQNEISPYLFGKALTKEYIDSLKAGKKYSIPKLYIELYFENNSAFSELKGTNNKLGENCPGVKMSIEFNEEYKEEYEKYIENPSEITTIPSEYYKASWLSFANKSITYRSIPINSTLIDTTVIRLQYGTDFYMQKIINDQLSAKEKSELSLEYRKLKESFSSQESIKTINEKLKKDKGVITDKDLSVSIDISGKTGWETNLTSYLDEIPYQFIGKGEQSILKMLLALDRKGEQTDAILIEEPENHLSHTNVNYLINKIQSKCQEKQLIISTHSPFVANKLGLNKLILIGLNHNYTRLNDLEITTQNYFKKLSGYDTLRFILSKKAILVEGPSDELIIQKAYMQQNNGKLPIEDGIDIITVRGLSFKRFLDIAQITKNEVGVMTDNDGDFSKNITAKYSSYTNVDNISIYADQNEIYKTLEPQIVKVNELENLNKVLDTTYSTKEEIVEYMTKNKTDSAMKIFDSSKKISFPKYIIDAIS, from the coding sequence ATGAAAATAAACAGAGTTGTAATACATAATTTTAAATCGATTAAAAATTTCAACTTAGAATTAAATCCTGATTTAAATATTCTCGTAGGAAATAATGAAACTGGTAAATCAACAATTATAGAAGCTATTTACCTAGCTCTTTCCGGAACTTTTCAAGGCAGAAAAATTCAGAATGAGATATCTCCTTATCTATTCGGCAAAGCTTTGACGAAAGAATATATTGATTCATTGAAAGCTGGCAAGAAGTACTCAATACCAAAACTTTATATAGAACTATACTTTGAAAATAATTCAGCTTTTTCCGAATTAAAAGGAACTAATAATAAACTTGGTGAAAATTGTCCGGGAGTAAAAATGAGTATTGAATTCAATGAAGAGTACAAAGAGGAATATGAAAAATACATAGAAAATCCTTCAGAAATAACCACCATACCTTCTGAGTACTACAAAGCATCATGGCTATCATTTGCCAATAAATCAATCACATATAGAAGTATTCCTATTAATTCAACATTAATAGATACTACTGTGATTAGATTACAATATGGAACGGATTTCTATATGCAGAAAATTATAAACGATCAACTGTCAGCTAAAGAGAAATCCGAACTTTCCTTAGAATATCGAAAATTAAAAGAATCATTTTCCAGTCAAGAAAGCATAAAAACTATCAATGAAAAATTAAAAAAAGATAAAGGGGTAATAACCGATAAAGATTTGTCTGTTTCAATTGATATTTCTGGAAAGACAGGTTGGGAAACAAATCTCACCTCATATCTAGATGAAATTCCATATCAATTTATCGGTAAGGGTGAACAGTCAATTTTAAAAATGCTTCTCGCATTAGATAGAAAAGGAGAACAAACTGATGCTATTTTAATTGAAGAACCAGAAAATCACCTTTCTCATACTAATGTAAATTACCTTATTAACAAGATTCAATCTAAATGTCAAGAAAAACAACTAATTATATCCACCCATAGCCCTTTCGTTGCAAATAAATTAGGGTTAAATAAACTTATCTTAATTGGCCTTAATCATAATTATACGAGGTTAAATGATTTAGAAATAACAACTCAAAACTATTTTAAAAAGCTATCAGGATATGATACTCTGAGATTTATCTTATCAAAAAAAGCAATACTTGTTGAAGGACCATCTGATGAACTTATAATCCAAAAAGCTTATATGCAACAAAATAATGGGAAATTACCAATTGAAGATGGAATTGATATTATTACTGTTAGAGGATTATCCTTCAAACGTTTTTTAGACATTGCTCAAATCACCAAAAACGAGGTAGGAGTTATGACTGATAACGATGGTGATTTTTCTAAGAATATAACTGCAAAATATTCTAGTTACACAAACGTGGATAATATTAGCATTTATGCCGACCAGAATGAAATTTATAAAACATTAGAGCCACAAATAGTTAAAGTGAATGAGTTAGAAAATCTTAATAAAGTTCTTGATACAACCTATAGTACGAAAGAAGAAATAGTTGAGTATATGACGAAAAATAAGACTGACTCAGCAATGAAAATATTTGATTCTTCAAAAAAGATTTCATTTCCCAAATATATTATTGATGCCATTTCTTAA
- the mbpA gene encoding mobilization protein MbpA produces MKQVVTKFRCTIFEKKLIRIKAKNASLSVSEYCRRSAMDKKVVQRLTEEEIEIYQNLVTFHNNFKWIGNMFRKKDPGLTKAVYDLADEIKEQLKKLRK; encoded by the coding sequence ATGAAACAAGTAGTTACAAAATTTCGGTGCACCATTTTTGAAAAAAAGCTTATAAGAATAAAAGCCAAAAATGCCTCTTTAAGTGTTAGTGAATATTGCAGAAGATCTGCCATGGATAAAAAAGTCGTTCAAAGGTTAACCGAAGAGGAAATTGAAATATATCAGAATCTGGTAACATTCCACAACAACTTCAAATGGATCGGTAATATGTTTAGGAAAAAAGATCCAGGTCTAACCAAGGCAGTATATGATTTAGCTGATGAAATAAAAGAACAATTAAAAAAATTAAGAAAATGA
- a CDS encoding toprim domain-containing protein has translation MKKTINCESAKKIDLLDLLQQLNAVCKRENNNEAWFLSPFRNETIPSFKVSKRLNKWYDHGEGIGGNPIDLITRLENCSVSSALSFLGEGSFSFQQQKISKGKEEFKYEVLKEQNLQNRALLNYLKSRGISQTIAKTYCFEVYFNSQGKKYFAIAFRNNSGGTELRNKYFKGCKGAKDITTINNNSHTVKIFEGFIDFLTYQDYFSFNSNASDFIICNSTALVRKAAPLLNNYKSIEIFFDNDDAGRRGLKSLKSCRENVIDNSSKYKDFKDLNEFIMNSKPHK, from the coding sequence ATGAAAAAAACGATAAATTGTGAGTCAGCCAAAAAAATCGACTTGCTTGATTTACTGCAACAATTGAATGCAGTATGTAAAAGAGAAAATAATAATGAAGCCTGGTTTCTCAGTCCTTTCCGTAACGAAACTATACCCTCTTTTAAAGTTTCAAAAAGATTAAATAAATGGTATGATCACGGGGAAGGAATTGGGGGAAACCCTATTGACTTGATTACCCGTTTAGAAAATTGCTCAGTAAGCAGTGCATTAAGCTTTTTAGGTGAAGGTTCTTTTTCTTTTCAACAGCAGAAAATTTCAAAAGGAAAAGAGGAATTTAAGTATGAAGTTCTTAAAGAACAGAATTTACAGAATAGAGCGTTATTAAATTATCTTAAATCCAGAGGTATATCTCAAACTATAGCAAAAACCTATTGTTTTGAAGTTTACTTTAATAGCCAGGGTAAGAAATACTTCGCCATTGCATTCAGAAACAATTCAGGTGGCACAGAGCTTCGCAATAAATATTTTAAAGGTTGTAAAGGTGCAAAAGATATTACCACTATTAATAACAACTCGCACACAGTAAAAATTTTCGAAGGTTTTATAGACTTCCTTACTTATCAGGATTATTTTTCCTTCAATTCAAATGCTTCTGATTTTATCATATGTAATTCCACAGCATTAGTTCGAAAAGCAGCTCCCCTCCTAAATAATTATAAATCTATAGAGATATTCTTTGATAATGATGATGCCGGTAGACGTGGTCTCAAATCCCTAAAAAGTTGTAGAGAAAATGTCATAGACAATAGTTCGAAATACAAAGATTTCAAGGACTTAAATGAATTCATCATGAACTCTAAACCTCATAAATAA
- a CDS encoding cation transporter, translating to MESSRKKNLKQARTLQIWNVIYDTIEVVVSLIAGITANSSALIGWALDSTIEVISAATLGWRLHGELNDIEEEKVKRRKKITLYVIAASFTLVCLFISYDSITKLVNQETARWSKLGLIILLVSLVVNPILIYYKRKYGNKLDSPAMLADAKDTFICLYQTVVVLAGLLLVNWLGWWWADPVAALLIVPYAAKEGWEAFNKARNIEYNTN from the coding sequence ATGGAATCATCAAGAAAAAAGAATCTTAAACAAGCAAGAACACTTCAAATATGGAATGTCATTTACGACACGATAGAAGTGGTCGTTTCACTTATTGCTGGAATAACTGCAAATAGTTCTGCACTCATAGGATGGGCACTGGATAGCACCATAGAAGTAATAAGCGCAGCAACTTTGGGCTGGCGGTTGCACGGCGAGCTTAACGACATAGAAGAGGAAAAGGTTAAGCGTCGTAAGAAAATTACATTATATGTTATTGCAGCATCTTTTACACTGGTTTGCCTTTTTATTTCCTATGATTCAATCACAAAGCTAGTTAATCAAGAAACGGCACGTTGGAGTAAATTGGGTTTAATCATCTTGCTTGTTTCATTGGTAGTTAATCCTATTTTAATCTATTACAAAAGAAAATACGGAAATAAATTGGACAGTCCGGCTATGCTGGCCGATGCCAAAGACACTTTTATTTGTTTGTACCAAACTGTGGTAGTACTTGCAGGATTACTGCTGGTCAATTGGCTAGGCTGGTGGTGGGCAGACCCGGTTGCAGCACTGCTTATTGTTCCCTATGCAGCCAAAGAAGGTTGGGAAGCTTTCAATAAAGCCAGAAACATTGAATATAATACGAATTAA
- a CDS encoding UvrD-helicase domain-containing protein: MPFLNNEVIISSAGSRKTTYLVDSAICEKSEKILILAYTIKNLEQIRQYIIDKKGFIPTNITIQSWHAFVLQDYIRPYQNFLYSKKRIESIYYPENLNLFNKSRRFIKKDNTEKYYLVGGKYIISEHLSEFGSHCNILSKGMVISRLNEIYDRIYIDEFQDLAGYDFDIVEQIMRSPIETILVGDCRQATYFTNCSPKYKQFKGSNIIQLVQHWYGLKLCVITKRNECYRSNQRICDFSDKLYPNLPKTNSKLELETGHDGIFTVPKNEVKNYIEKYNPTILRYSRSTKVNDHIAFNFGEVKGQSFDRVLIYPTEPIRKYLKNGDETQFKNISKSKFYVAITRARYSVGFIYDGKTFF, from the coding sequence ATGCCATTTCTTAACAATGAAGTAATTATTTCATCAGCTGGATCTAGGAAGACAACCTATCTGGTAGATTCTGCAATATGCGAGAAGTCAGAGAAAATATTGATTCTCGCTTATACTATTAAAAACCTCGAACAAATCCGTCAATATATTATTGATAAAAAAGGTTTTATTCCTACCAATATTACAATACAAAGCTGGCATGCCTTTGTTCTTCAAGACTATATTCGACCTTATCAAAACTTCCTATACTCGAAAAAGAGAATTGAATCTATTTACTACCCTGAAAATCTAAATTTATTCAATAAATCCAGAAGATTTATAAAAAAAGACAACACTGAAAAATATTATTTAGTAGGTGGAAAATATATAATTTCAGAACATCTATCAGAATTTGGGAGCCATTGTAACATTCTTTCAAAAGGAATGGTAATAAGTAGACTAAACGAAATCTATGATCGAATTTATATTGATGAATTTCAAGATTTAGCTGGATATGATTTTGATATAGTAGAACAAATAATGCGTTCGCCAATAGAAACTATTTTAGTCGGCGATTGTCGCCAAGCAACATATTTCACGAATTGCTCCCCAAAATATAAACAATTCAAAGGTTCTAATATTATACAGCTCGTTCAGCATTGGTACGGTCTAAAATTATGTGTTATTACAAAGAGAAACGAATGCTATAGATCGAATCAGAGAATTTGTGATTTTTCAGATAAGTTATACCCCAATTTACCTAAAACAAACTCAAAATTAGAATTAGAAACAGGTCACGATGGAATTTTTACTGTACCTAAAAACGAGGTTAAAAATTACATTGAAAAATATAACCCGACAATCTTAAGATATTCAAGAAGTACAAAAGTTAATGATCATATTGCGTTCAATTTTGGAGAGGTAAAAGGACAATCCTTTGATAGAGTATTAATTTATCCAACTGAACCAATCCGTAAATATTTAAAAAATGGAGACGAGACTCAATTTAAAAATATTTCCAAATCGAAATTCTACGTAGCAATTACAAGAGCCAGATATAGTGTGGGTTTTATTTACGATGGTAAAACATTTTTCTGA
- a CDS encoding transcriptional repressor: protein MNEIEKILEAHEVRPTAMRILVYKFMAKKDRAVTLTEIENAFGKADRATLSRTVRTFEVKNIVHQIDDGTGIPKYALCENYCNCEVEQDLHIHFHCNNCDETVCLTDHKIPHINLPEGYMAENVNLVVKGICEKCSGV from the coding sequence ATGAATGAAATCGAGAAAATATTAGAGGCACACGAAGTTCGGCCAACAGCCATGCGTATCCTGGTCTATAAATTTATGGCTAAAAAAGACAGGGCTGTAACGCTTACCGAAATTGAAAATGCCTTTGGAAAAGCAGACCGGGCTACACTATCCAGAACAGTAAGAACATTCGAGGTAAAGAATATTGTTCATCAAATAGATGATGGCACAGGGATACCAAAATATGCGCTCTGTGAAAATTATTGTAACTGTGAGGTAGAACAGGATTTACACATCCACTTTCATTGCAATAATTGTGATGAAACAGTTTGTTTGACCGATCATAAAATTCCGCATATAAACCTACCAGAGGGATATATGGCAGAAAATGTAAACCTGGTAGTAAAGGGAATATGTGAGAAATGTAGTGGCGTTTAA
- a CDS encoding cation transporter produces MNKSTFIVSQMDCPSEEQMIRMKLESYEQIKYLDFDIPNRKLEVYHREGIEVIHSSISELKLGDKFIGSEEAEVPVMENETKQKNILWWVLGINFGFFLVEMITGWISSSMGLIADSLDMLADSIVYALSLFAVGGAVSRKKKVAKFSGYFQMLLATLGFTEVLRRFFMSSETPLFQWMIIISSLALAGNLISLWLINKAKSNEVHMQASAIFTSNDIIVNGGVILAGVLVYFLGSKWPDLIIGGIVFTFVMRGAIKILKLSR; encoded by the coding sequence ATGAACAAAAGCACTTTTATAGTCAGTCAAATGGACTGCCCTTCTGAGGAGCAGATGATTAGGATGAAACTGGAATCTTATGAACAGATAAAATATCTAGACTTTGATATTCCCAATCGAAAACTTGAAGTGTATCATCGAGAAGGGATTGAGGTTATTCATTCCTCGATTTCAGAATTAAAATTAGGCGATAAATTTATAGGATCAGAAGAGGCGGAAGTTCCAGTTATGGAAAACGAAACCAAACAAAAAAATATTCTTTGGTGGGTGTTGGGTATTAATTTTGGGTTTTTTCTCGTTGAAATGATTACGGGTTGGATATCTTCTTCGATGGGCCTTATTGCAGATTCTCTTGATATGCTGGCAGATTCGATAGTATATGCGCTGAGTTTATTTGCAGTAGGTGGTGCAGTTTCAAGAAAAAAGAAGGTCGCAAAATTTAGTGGATACTTTCAAATGTTACTGGCGACTCTTGGATTTACAGAAGTCTTGCGCAGGTTTTTTATGAGTAGTGAAACTCCTTTATTCCAGTGGATGATTATTATTTCTTCTTTGGCACTTGCCGGAAACTTAATCTCATTATGGCTAATCAACAAGGCTAAAAGTAACGAAGTCCACATGCAAGCCAGTGCCATTTTTACTTCAAATGATATTATCGTGAACGGCGGAGTAATTTTGGCGGGTGTTTTGGTTTATTTTTTAGGAAGTAAATGGCCAGATTTGATCATTGGCGGTATTGTCTTCACATTTGTGATGCGCGGAGCAATTAAAATATTGAAATTATCAAGGTAA
- a CDS encoding relaxase/mobilization nuclease domain-containing protein, translated as MISKASCLSHTKASIKYGWNNEKDAEIVFNQNLIGDNPEEISKEFAMIQRLNTVCIKNTISIVISPCIEDKEKLNKRLLKNICERFMEKLQLGDRQAIGFTHNDKAHLHIHLYINRVDFHGKAYNDSFISKECQRIAKEIAKELNLTTVEEIQIRKRNKTKAVRNEILKNHQSVIKKKPKTIDEYFKLLKQKEIEVRPIINKSNQLQGFRYKFKNSEFKGSEVNWKLTGSNLIKQISLNSKIFKNDKIKIGSNFYGLHPSLEKALKRDNGKNRGLNR; from the coding sequence ATGATAAGTAAAGCCTCATGTTTATCCCACACTAAAGCTTCCATTAAATATGGATGGAATAATGAAAAAGACGCTGAAATTGTGTTTAATCAAAATTTAATAGGAGATAATCCTGAAGAGATCTCAAAGGAATTTGCAATGATTCAGCGATTGAATACGGTTTGTATTAAAAATACTATAAGTATTGTAATAAGTCCTTGCATAGAAGATAAGGAAAAATTGAATAAACGTTTGTTGAAAAACATTTGTGAGCGGTTTATGGAGAAACTTCAATTGGGTGATCGTCAAGCCATAGGTTTCACCCACAACGACAAAGCACATTTGCATATTCACCTTTATATAAATCGCGTCGACTTTCACGGTAAGGCATATAATGATTCATTCATTAGCAAGGAATGTCAGAGAATTGCAAAAGAAATAGCAAAAGAGTTGAATCTTACTACTGTCGAGGAAATTCAAATAAGGAAAAGAAACAAAACAAAAGCCGTACGAAATGAAATCCTTAAAAATCATCAATCGGTAATAAAGAAAAAACCGAAAACTATAGATGAATATTTCAAACTTTTAAAACAAAAAGAGATTGAAGTCAGACCGATTATCAATAAATCAAATCAATTGCAAGGATTCCGATACAAATTCAAAAACTCAGAATTTAAAGGAAGTGAAGTTAATTGGAAATTGACAGGTTCAAATTTAATTAAACAAATATCTCTCAACTCAAAAATATTTAAAAACGATAAAATTAAAATAGGATCTAACTTTTATGGTTTACATCCTAGTTTAGAAAAGGCGTTAAAACGCGATAATGGAAAAAACAGAGGACTAAATAGATAA
- a CDS encoding heavy metal translocating P-type ATPase: MKKLQLKIPVLLPQVPNEKDTCVQRLIAGLEAKEGLEKVHIVDDQEDTVPQLCFHYDPDIISIDRIQSLAENAGAEITEKYGHLLLEVEGIRHTRHARTIEKSLLNIEGVLEASANAGGMIRLEYDKRETSFEAINARLEKENLQVKKSSSGHKNGFKSSEKTSDELYEKNKMSQKHQHEDEDELNHKEGDSHGAGEEHSHSHGGIFGKNTELIFAIICGVLLGIGFGLSFVDSVPQWVSLALYIGAYFFGGFYTAKEAVETVAKGGFEIDFLMLVAAIGAAILGEWAEGALLLFLFSLGHALEHYAMNKARKSIAALAELAPKTALVKKNGKTEEVGIEKLNIGDIIVVKPNSKISADGVVVDGQSSVNQAPITGESVPVDKIPVEDVEKDYSEVDDIKDENRVFAGTINGNNTLEIKVIKAAKDSTLSRLVKLVNEAQTQKSPTQLLTDKFEKYFVPSVLILVGALLFAFLVIDEPFSASFYRAMAVLVAASPCALAISTPSAVLSGVARAARGGVLIKGGRPLEDLGELTALAFDKTGTLTEGKPKLKQVVPLGDISENELLKIAVAVESLSDHPLAKAVVRDGKERMEGEEIPDASNLEAVLGKGIKATLGNDKIYVGNLDLYEELNDTIPSEEITTKVRDLEGGGNTTMLLRKNEEYIGILALMDTPREAAKRTLSELKKIGIKRMIMLTGDNQKVADAVAEEIGLTDAWGSLLPEEKVEAIKKLKEKESKVAMVGDGVNDAPAMANSTVGIAMGAAGSDVALETADIALMADKLETLPFAIGLSRKAKAIIKQNLWVSLGIVALLIPATIFGFANIGVAVVIHEGSTLLVVFNALRLLAYKK; this comes from the coding sequence ATGAAAAAGCTACAACTAAAAATTCCGGTATTGCTACCTCAGGTGCCAAATGAAAAAGATACTTGTGTGCAAAGGCTCATTGCTGGATTAGAGGCCAAAGAGGGTCTTGAAAAAGTACATATAGTAGATGATCAGGAAGATACGGTGCCACAACTGTGCTTTCATTATGATCCGGACATTATCTCTATTGACCGAATTCAATCTTTGGCTGAAAATGCCGGGGCAGAAATTACGGAAAAATATGGCCACCTTCTTTTAGAGGTTGAGGGGATTAGACATACCCGCCATGCAAGAACTATAGAAAAGAGTCTGCTGAATATCGAAGGCGTTTTGGAAGCTTCCGCCAATGCCGGAGGAATGATCCGTTTAGAATATGATAAGCGTGAGACTAGTTTTGAAGCGATAAATGCAAGGCTTGAAAAGGAAAACCTACAAGTTAAAAAAAGCTCCTCTGGCCATAAGAATGGTTTTAAATCCTCGGAAAAAACCTCTGATGAATTATATGAAAAAAATAAGATGAGTCAGAAACACCAACATGAAGATGAAGATGAACTGAATCATAAAGAGGGTGATAGTCACGGAGCCGGGGAAGAACATTCACACTCCCACGGAGGTATTTTTGGAAAAAATACAGAACTTATATTTGCCATTATTTGTGGTGTTTTACTAGGGATAGGTTTTGGATTATCCTTTGTAGATTCAGTTCCCCAATGGGTTAGCCTTGCACTTTATATTGGAGCCTATTTCTTTGGAGGCTTTTATACCGCGAAAGAAGCTGTGGAAACCGTGGCCAAAGGTGGTTTTGAAATTGATTTTCTAATGTTGGTCGCAGCTATTGGAGCAGCTATATTAGGGGAATGGGCTGAAGGTGCTTTGTTATTATTTCTCTTTAGCCTGGGACATGCCCTGGAGCATTATGCGATGAACAAAGCACGAAAATCTATAGCCGCATTGGCAGAATTGGCACCTAAAACAGCTTTGGTTAAAAAAAATGGTAAAACGGAAGAAGTTGGTATCGAAAAACTCAATATTGGGGATATCATTGTGGTGAAACCTAATAGTAAAATATCCGCAGATGGCGTAGTTGTAGATGGGCAGAGTAGTGTAAACCAGGCTCCAATAACCGGGGAGAGTGTACCGGTAGATAAAATTCCCGTAGAAGATGTTGAGAAGGATTACTCAGAGGTAGATGATATCAAAGATGAAAACCGCGTTTTTGCCGGAACTATCAATGGGAACAATACTTTGGAAATTAAAGTGATCAAAGCAGCCAAGGATTCTACATTGTCAAGGCTGGTCAAATTGGTTAATGAAGCCCAGACCCAAAAATCACCTACCCAGTTGTTGACCGATAAATTCGAAAAATATTTTGTGCCGTCCGTTCTTATTTTGGTCGGAGCTCTTTTATTCGCATTTTTAGTAATTGACGAGCCATTTAGCGCCAGCTTTTACAGAGCAATGGCTGTATTGGTAGCTGCAAGTCCCTGTGCTTTGGCGATCTCGACCCCAAGTGCTGTATTGAGTGGTGTGGCCCGGGCGGCTCGAGGTGGGGTATTAATTAAAGGAGGCCGACCACTAGAGGATCTGGGAGAATTGACCGCCCTCGCCTTTGATAAGACCGGGACTCTAACGGAAGGAAAGCCAAAACTTAAGCAAGTAGTACCACTTGGGGATATTTCAGAAAATGAACTTCTCAAAATAGCAGTAGCCGTGGAAAGTTTGAGTGATCATCCCCTGGCAAAAGCTGTAGTTCGCGATGGAAAGGAGCGGATGGAAGGCGAGGAAATCCCGGATGCCTCCAATCTGGAAGCCGTGTTAGGAAAAGGTATTAAAGCAACATTGGGAAATGATAAGATCTATGTTGGTAATTTGGATCTATACGAAGAACTAAATGATACTATTCCATCAGAAGAAATAACTACTAAAGTACGAGATCTTGAAGGTGGTGGAAACACAACGATGCTTCTTCGTAAGAATGAAGAATATATAGGCATCCTTGCTTTAATGGATACCCCCCGGGAGGCAGCCAAAAGGACCCTTTCTGAATTGAAGAAAATAGGAATTAAACGAATGATCATGCTTACCGGTGATAACCAGAAGGTAGCAGACGCAGTAGCAGAAGAGATAGGATTGACCGATGCCTGGGGTAGTTTACTGCCGGAAGAAAAGGTGGAAGCCATAAAAAAACTAAAAGAAAAAGAATCTAAGGTAGCAATGGTAGGTGATGGTGTGAACGATGCCCCTGCCATGGCAAACAGCACCGTAGGAATAGCTATGGGAGCTGCTGGTAGCGATGTTGCCCTGGAAACCGCAGATATTGCCCTAATGGCCGATAAATTGGAAACCCTGCCCTTTGCCATTGGACTGAGTAGAAAGGCAAAAGCTATAATCAAGCAGAACCTTTGGGTAAGTCTGGGAATTGTAGCTCTGCTTATCCCTGCTACCATTTTTGGTTTCGCTAACATTGGAGTGGCGGTAGTTATACATGAAGGTTCCACACTTCTGGTAGTTTTCAACGCTTTAAGACTTTTAGCCTATAAAAAATGA
- a CDS encoding transcriptional repressor: MTKAETTLRNNGIRPTKMRLFIYKYLKRKFYAVTLREIETAFVKKSEHTRDRTTIYRSIKLFQKKGIIHQIDDGTAIAKYAFSVKNSLDLHLHLHCMNCNKTFCLPNKVPQENLPDKYEITEVNLVLKGACANCLKAKKLKYNIDQSAHKKLKQ, encoded by the coding sequence ATGACCAAAGCCGAAACAACACTTAGAAACAACGGGATTAGACCTACCAAAATGAGATTATTTATTTATAAATATCTCAAAAGAAAGTTTTATGCCGTAACATTAAGGGAAATAGAAACGGCTTTTGTCAAAAAAAGTGAACATACACGAGATAGAACAACAATTTATCGGAGTATAAAATTATTTCAAAAGAAAGGGATTATACATCAAATTGATGATGGTACGGCTATCGCAAAATATGCATTTTCTGTTAAGAATTCACTGGATCTACACTTGCACCTTCATTGTATGAATTGCAACAAAACCTTCTGTTTGCCCAATAAAGTTCCACAGGAAAATTTACCTGACAAATACGAAATAACCGAAGTAAATTTAGTTTTGAAGGGGGCATGTGCAAATTGCCTCAAAGCAAAGAAGCTGAAATATAACATAGACCAATCTGCTCATAAAAAGTTAAAACAATGA
- a CDS encoding STAS/SEC14 domain-containing protein, translated as MIRIKNVEKSNLIYASISGKITKEDIEKIHPLIHNIVKNGNKVDFFFELVNFKGYNLKGLWEDLKIDTAHISDYGKMAFVGEKEWQQWAAKATDFFTSSEVKYFDLTEKEEAKRWILNQ; from the coding sequence ATGATACGAATCAAAAATGTCGAAAAAAGCAATTTGATATACGCTTCAATAAGCGGAAAGATTACTAAAGAAGATATAGAGAAAATCCATCCTTTGATACATAATATTGTCAAAAATGGAAATAAGGTGGATTTCTTTTTTGAACTAGTTAACTTTAAGGGCTACAATCTCAAAGGCTTATGGGAAGATTTAAAAATTGATACCGCCCATATTTCAGATTATGGAAAAATGGCCTTTGTGGGTGAAAAAGAATGGCAGCAATGGGCTGCTAAAGCCACTGATTTTTTTACAAGCTCGGAAGTTAAATATTTCGACCTTACCGAAAAGGAAGAAGCTAAAAGATGGATATTAAACCAATAG
- a CDS encoding DUF6730 family protein codes for MAKIDEIARLMTEEINDFKKSVEKLAELNIKLSQTRIKPDLDDVKNTLTKNLEEQNKKQERCLNDLQKVVKRTVDSQEQPRWLIISKLSLVLLSLIFVFYSLFKISSIPDLEKAAYDKGQEQVLTHVKKFLSENKEASHIYNEWLTKSN; via the coding sequence ATGGCAAAAATTGATGAAATAGCACGTCTAATGACCGAAGAAATTAATGATTTCAAAAAATCAGTAGAAAAATTAGCTGAGCTAAATATAAAATTATCTCAAACGAGAATAAAGCCGGATTTAGATGATGTAAAAAACACTTTAACTAAAAACTTAGAGGAGCAGAATAAAAAACAAGAAAGATGCCTGAATGACCTTCAAAAAGTAGTAAAAAGAACTGTGGATTCTCAAGAACAACCTCGTTGGTTGATTATTTCAAAATTATCTCTTGTTTTGCTATCCTTGATCTTTGTATTCTATTCACTATTTAAAATCAGCTCTATCCCGGATTTAGAAAAGGCTGCTTATGATAAAGGGCAGGAGCAGGTTCTGACTCATGTTAAAAAATTTCTCAGCGAGAATAAAGAAGCTAGTCACATTTATAATGAATGGTTAACCAAGAGCAATTGA